A region of Diospyros lotus cultivar Yz01 chromosome 3, ASM1463336v1, whole genome shotgun sequence DNA encodes the following proteins:
- the LOC127796187 gene encoding abscisic acid 8'-hydroxylase 2-like gives MQPLFPPPFFGPLPLLLLPFAPVVLLLFFLVQWRQPRDKPLPPGSMGWPYIGETLKFYTENPNSFFSNRQKRYGDTFKTQILGCPCVMISSPEAAKTVLVSHAHLFKPTYPPSKMKMIGPHALFFHQGAYHSMLKKLVQASFVPSAIRASVPQIERIALSLLPAWEKSTVNALQEMKRYAFDVAMVSALGEKLEGLEMERIKDLYYSLEKGYNSMPLDLPGTSFHAAMKARKVLNEKLRKLIKRRRESGSHGRGLLGVLLGARDEKLNHLSDSQVADNIIGVIFAARDTTASVLTWILKYLHDNHHLLEAVTKEQEEIQRRIVEFNRGLTWDDTKCMVLTSRVIQETLRRASIISFTFREAVQDVELDGYFIPRGWKVLPLFRSIHHCKDFFPDPEIFDPSRFEVPPRPQTYMPFGSGVHSCPGSELAKLEMLLFLHHLTTNYRWEVVGDGDGIQYGPFPVPKQGLPIKVHRKIKK, from the exons ATGCAGCCTCTCTTTCCACCCCCATTCTTTGGCCCtttgcctcttcttcttcttccctttgcACCAGTAGTTCTGCTGCTCTTCTTCCTCGTCCAATGGCGTCAGCCCAGAGACAAACCTCTCCCTCCTGGTTCAATGGGCTGGCCTTACATTGGAGAAACTCTCAAGTTCTACACTGAGAATCCCAATTCCTTCTTTTCCAACAGGCAAAAACG GTACGGAGATACATTCAAGACCCAGATACTGGGATGCCCTTGTGTCATGATCTCAAGCCCTGAAGCAGCCAAGACTGTTCTAGTGAGCCATGCCCATCTCTTTAAGCCAACCTATCCACCAAGCAAGATGAAGATGATAGGTCCACATGCTCTATTTTTCCATCAAGGGGCTTATCATTCCATGCTCAAGAAGCTGGTCCAAGCCTCCTTTGTTCCATCTGCAATCAGAGCATCAGTCCCTCAGATTGAGAGAATTGCTCTGAGTCTTCTTCCAGCTTGGGAGAAGAGCACAGTGAATGCTTTACAAGAGATGAAGAGG TATGCTTTTGATGTGGCAATGGTTTCAGCCTTGGGGGAGAAACTGGAGGGCTTGGAGATGGAGAGAATCAAAGACTTGTATTATAGCCTGGAGAAGGGCTACAATTCCATGCCTTTGGATCTTCCTGGAACTTCCTTCCATGCGGCAATGAAG GCAAGGAAGGTTCTGAACGAGAAGCTGAGGAAACTGATAAAGAGGAGAAGAGAGAGTGGGAGCCATGGCAGAGGATTGCTTGGCGTCCTGTTAGGTGCCAGAGATGAGAAGCTTAACCATCTTAGTGATTCTCAAGTTGCCGATAACATTATTGGAGTTATATTCGCAGCTCGCGACACTACTGCAAGTGTACTAACATGGATTCTCAAGTATTTGCATGATAATCACCATCTCTTAGAAGCTGTTACG AAGGAACAGGAAGAAATTCAACGTAGAATAGTCGAATTCAATCGTGGACTCACATGGGATGATACAAAATGCATGGTTTTGACTAGTCGG GTGATTCAAGAGACGCTAAGAAGAGCTAGCATTATCTCATTTACGTTCAGAGAAGCAGTGCAAGACGTAGAACTGGACGGCTACTTCATCCCAAGAGGATGGAAGGTTCTTCCCCTCTTCAGAAGCATTCATCACTGTAAAGACTTCTTTCCTGACCCAGAAATATTCGACCCTTCCAGATTCGAG GTGCCACCTAGACCTCAGACGTACATGCCATTTGGGAGTGGTGTTCATTCCTGTCCAGGCAGTGAGCTGGCCAAGCTTGAGATGCTCCTCTTCCTGCACCACCTCACCACCAATtacag GTGGGAAGTTGTCGGAGACGGGGATGGAATCCAATATGGGCCTTTCCCTGTGCCCAAGCAAGGGTTGCCTATAAAGGTACATCGAAAGATCAAGAAGTGA